The following coding sequences are from one Epilithonimonas vandammei window:
- a CDS encoding ABC transporter ATP-binding protein: MADVVLNNIVKTYNKGEVKAVNDVSFTVNKGELFGLIGADGAGKTSIFRILTTLLLPDDGTASVNGFDVVKDYKAIRKNVGYMPGKFSLYQDLSVEENLNFFATVFNTTVVENYDLVKDIYVQLEPFKNRRAGKLSGGMKQKLALCCALIHRPTVLFLDEPTTGVDVVSRKEFWEMLKGLKQQGITILVSTPYMDEATLCERIALIQNGSIMTIDTPDAIIRQFPERLFAVRATEMGRLQNTLRNNTQIKSCFSFGDFHHITFQNDNEHSQKKLIQTLQEDSFQDIELKHITPTIEDCFIKLMN, from the coding sequence ATGGCAGATGTGGTATTAAATAACATTGTAAAGACCTACAATAAAGGCGAAGTAAAGGCAGTAAACGATGTTTCCTTTACCGTAAACAAAGGCGAATTGTTTGGCTTGATTGGAGCAGACGGAGCAGGAAAAACAAGCATTTTCCGAATATTGACCACCTTGCTTTTGCCCGATGACGGCACAGCTTCCGTAAATGGTTTTGACGTAGTGAAAGACTACAAAGCTATTCGCAAAAATGTAGGCTATATGCCGGGCAAATTCTCACTGTATCAGGATTTATCCGTAGAGGAAAACCTCAACTTTTTTGCAACGGTATTCAATACCACCGTAGTCGAAAATTACGATTTGGTAAAGGACATCTATGTACAATTAGAGCCGTTTAAAAATCGCAGGGCAGGAAAATTGTCGGGCGGTATGAAACAGAAATTGGCTTTGTGTTGTGCCTTAATTCATCGTCCTACCGTATTGTTTTTAGACGAGCCGACCACAGGCGTAGATGTGGTTTCACGAAAAGAATTTTGGGAAATGCTGAAAGGCTTAAAGCAACAGGGCATTACCATTTTGGTTTCCACGCCTTATATGGACGAAGCCACGCTTTGCGAACGCATCGCATTGATACAAAACGGCAGTATAATGACCATTGATACACCCGATGCAATCATAAGACAGTTTCCCGAAAGATTGTTTGCAGTAAGGGCAACTGAAATGGGCAGATTGCAAAACACTTTGCGAAACAACACGCAGATAAAAAGCTGTTTTTCATTTGGCGACTTTCATCACATTACGTTTCAAAACGATAATGAACATTCACAAAAGAAACTGATACAAACCTTGCAGGAAGACAGTTTTCAAGACATTGAACTCAAACACATCACACCAACCATTGAAGATTGCTTTATAAAGCTGATGAATTGA
- a CDS encoding ABC transporter permease: MKQFLSFVRKEFYHVFRDKKTLLMLFGLPIALIVLFGFAVTNEIKNAKIVICDYAKDQATQQIINKLEAGNQFKITKTIMSHTEIENAFKKENIKLAIIFPANFNKDLLHLNKAQVQIIADASDPNTANTLTNYATAIIMDYQQELMKNNTIPLRIVSEIRMLYNPELKGATNFVPGIMALVLLLVCVLMTAVSIVREKETGTMEILLVSPISPFLVIISKAIPYFFLSLINLSVILILSVTLLEMPINGSLWLLIAESTLLIICALSLGLLISNNTQSQQSAMLISMMGMLVPTMLFTGFMFPIENMPVPLQVITNVVPSKWYYIIVKSIMIKGLGFSAIWKETLILFGTTCFLLFVSLKTFKNRLV, encoded by the coding sequence ATGAAACAGTTTTTATCATTTGTAAGAAAAGAATTTTATCACGTTTTCCGTGATAAGAAAACGCTGTTAATGCTCTTCGGTTTGCCGATTGCATTGATAGTGTTATTCGGCTTTGCGGTAACCAACGAAATCAAAAATGCAAAAATTGTGATTTGCGACTATGCCAAAGACCAAGCCACACAGCAAATCATCAACAAATTGGAAGCAGGAAATCAGTTTAAGATTACAAAAACAATAATGAGCCACACAGAAATTGAAAATGCTTTCAAAAAAGAAAACATCAAACTGGCAATCATTTTTCCTGCAAACTTCAATAAGGATTTGTTACATCTGAATAAAGCACAGGTACAAATTATTGCCGATGCTTCAGACCCGAATACCGCCAACACATTAACAAATTACGCAACGGCAATTATTATGGATTATCAGCAGGAATTGATGAAAAACAATACTATTCCGCTTCGCATTGTTTCAGAAATAAGAATGTTGTACAATCCCGAACTGAAAGGAGCAACCAACTTTGTGCCGGGCATTATGGCGTTGGTACTGTTATTAGTGTGTGTACTGATGACAGCCGTGTCCATAGTTCGGGAAAAAGAAACAGGCACAATGGAAATTTTGTTGGTTTCGCCCATTAGTCCTTTTTTGGTAATCATTTCAAAAGCCATTCCTTACTTTTTTCTATCGCTTATCAACCTTTCCGTAATACTTATATTAAGCGTTACCCTGTTAGAAATGCCAATAAATGGCAGTCTTTGGTTGTTAATAGCCGAAAGTACTTTACTTATCATTTGTGCCTTGTCATTGGGCTTGCTGATTTCTAATAATACCCAATCGCAACAATCCGCAATGCTTATTTCAATGATGGGTATGTTAGTCCCAACAATGTTGTTTACGGGGTTTATGTTTCCTATTGAAAATATGCCTGTTCCGTTGCAGGTAATAACCAATGTTGTTCCGTCAAAATGGTATTACATCATTGTAAAATCAATAATGATAAAAGGTTTGGGCTTTTCAGCGATATGGAAAGAAACGCTTATCCTCTTCGGGACAACTTGCTTTTTGCTGTTTGTCAGTTTAAAAACCTTTAAAAACAGATTGGTATGA
- a CDS encoding HlyD family secretion protein, with the protein MYKIRIITLLTAVTALLTACNDNKVSFDASGSFEAEETIISSEATGTIKQFNIEEGQTLGAGQEIGYIDSLQLYLKKKQLEAQITAILGKKPNIPVQLSALQEQLKTTERERTRVANLVKGDAATPKQLDDINAQIEVLKKQIEAQQSTLSISSEGLSKDIVPLQVQVEQLNDQLAKCKIINPANGTVLAKYAEANEMTTTGKPLYKIADLSNIILRAYITSNQLTQIKLNQKVKVLTDDGKGGYKETEGTVTWINDKAEFTPKTIQTKDERANMVYAVKIKVKNDGSYKVGMYGEIKFQ; encoded by the coding sequence ATGTATAAAATAAGAATAATCACATTGCTAACAGCTGTTACAGCATTACTAACAGCTTGCAACGACAATAAAGTTTCATTTGATGCTTCAGGCAGTTTTGAAGCAGAGGAAACCATTATTTCATCTGAAGCCACAGGAACAATCAAACAATTCAATATTGAGGAGGGGCAAACATTAGGAGCAGGACAGGAAATCGGCTACATAGACAGCTTGCAGTTATATTTGAAGAAAAAACAGTTGGAAGCACAGATAACAGCCATTTTAGGAAAAAAGCCCAATATACCTGTCCAACTATCCGCCTTACAGGAACAGCTAAAAACTACCGAAAGGGAACGAACAAGAGTAGCCAATTTGGTAAAAGGCGATGCAGCTACACCCAAACAGTTGGACGACATCAACGCACAGATTGAAGTGCTGAAAAAACAGATAGAGGCACAACAATCAACATTAAGCATTTCAAGCGAGGGTTTGAGTAAAGACATTGTACCATTACAGGTGCAAGTGGAACAGTTAAACGACCAGTTAGCAAAATGTAAAATCATCAATCCTGCAAACGGAACAGTGCTTGCCAAATATGCCGAAGCCAACGAAATGACCACAACAGGAAAACCACTTTACAAAATTGCCGATTTGTCAAACATCATTTTAAGGGCTTACATCACAAGCAATCAACTCACACAGATTAAACTGAACCAAAAAGTAAAAGTGCTTACCGATGACGGCAAAGGCGGTTACAAAGAAACAGAGGGAACTGTAACGTGGATAAATGACAAAGCGGAGTTTACGCCAAAAACCATTCAGACCAAAGATGAACGGGCGAATATGGTGTATGCCGTAAAAATTAAAGTTAAAAATGACGGCTCATACAAAGTAGGTATGTATGGCGAAATAAAATTCCAATAG
- a CDS encoding TetR/AcrR family transcriptional regulator: MAKSKDPKKIDTSTEEKIIEAARKVFLEKGYAATRTRDIAEEAGINLALLNYYFRSKEKLFQLVMVENLQQLFSVVLPIVNNDELTLEQKLETLAENYIDLLIDNSDLPIFILSEIRANPERFKDRLQVQHILRNSSFVSQIREKRPDVEPVHFIVSLLGMIIFPFIAKPILFSDTKRFNALMEERKTLVVKWAKAILET; the protein is encoded by the coding sequence ATGGCGAAGTCTAAAGACCCGAAGAAAATAGATACTTCCACAGAAGAAAAAATCATAGAGGCAGCTCGTAAAGTATTTCTCGAAAAAGGCTATGCAGCTACACGCACCCGTGATATTGCTGAAGAAGCGGGGATAAACTTGGCTTTGCTCAACTATTATTTTCGTAGCAAAGAAAAACTATTCCAATTGGTTATGGTGGAAAATTTGCAACAGTTGTTTAGTGTAGTATTGCCCATAGTCAACAATGATGAACTAACGCTCGAACAGAAATTGGAAACCCTTGCCGAAAACTATATCGATTTGCTTATTGACAATTCTGATTTGCCTATTTTTATATTGAGTGAAATAAGAGCAAACCCGGAAAGATTTAAGGATAGATTGCAAGTGCAACATATTTTGAGAAACTCTTCCTTTGTCAGCCAGATAAGGGAGAAAAGACCTGATGTAGAACCGGTACACTTTATCGTTTCCCTTTTGGGAATGATTATTTTCCCGTTTATAGCTAAACCTATTCTGTTTTCAGATACAAAAAGGTTCAATGCCCTGATGGAAGAAAGAAAGACATTAGTTGTGAAGTGGGCAAAAGCCATTTTGGAAACGTAG
- a CDS encoding NAD(P)-dependent oxidoreductase, translating to MIKKINTFLFEATGGTGKEILIKLLEQKHQVFVLARNPETLNITDDNLKIIKGSIYNPETYQNELSKCDLVISALGTGTSRKPTEIYSKGVQQVITAMRKANVKRLITLTAGAFDPTDPATRNFIVKYIVQPLFKNIYSDMQKWETILENSEEIDWTIIRPSRLLNGKEKGKYRVQLDHCPKGGSKINLSDLADFIVKQINSDKYIHQKVAIAY from the coding sequence ATGATTAAAAAAATCAACACCTTTCTATTTGAGGCCACAGGCGGAACAGGTAAAGAAATCCTGATAAAGTTATTAGAACAAAAACACCAGGTATTTGTTTTAGCCCGAAATCCCGAAACATTGAACATTACAGATGACAATCTGAAAATAATCAAGGGCAGTATTTACAATCCCGAAACGTATCAAAACGAGTTAAGTAAATGCGACCTTGTAATTTCTGCATTGGGTACAGGAACATCAAGAAAGCCGACAGAAATTTATTCAAAAGGCGTGCAACAGGTTATTACGGCAATGCGGAAAGCAAATGTAAAACGGCTTATAACTTTGACCGCAGGAGCTTTTGACCCTACCGACCCTGCAACCCGAAATTTCATTGTAAAATATATCGTTCAGCCATTGTTCAAAAACATCTATTCTGATATGCAGAAATGGGAAACCATTTTAGAAAACAGCGAGGAAATTGATTGGACGATTATTAGACCAAGCCGACTACTGAACGGAAAAGAAAAAGGTAAGTATCGTGTACAGCTCGACCATTGCCCGAAAGGTGGCAGTAAAATAAACCTAAGCGATTTAGCAGACTTCATTGTTAAGCAAATCAATTCAGATAAATACATTCATCAGAAAGTGGCTATTGCATATTAG
- a CDS encoding ABC transporter permease: protein MRTLKFLLRKEFKQIFRNKALLPLIFVVPIVQLLILPLAADYEVKNINISIVDHDHSTYSQQLISKITASGYFQLADYGTSFNQAFQQIEKDKSDLILEIPQGFEKNLVSENSEKLFVAVNAINGVKAGLGGAYLNQIITAYNNDIRLQWSQPDKFNTTPVISIASSNWFNKFLNYRFFMVPGILVVLVTMVASYMSALNIVKEKEVGTIEQINVTPIKKYQFILGKLIPFWVIGMFIFSVGLLIVGRFVYGIVPVGSLLLLYGYLAIYLIALLGMSLLISTFAETQQQAMSVAFFFIMIFMLMGGLFTSIDSMPTWAYYIAKSIPVTYFIEVVRMIILKGSGFADIKYHFVIMIGFAVLLNGLAIWNYKKTS from the coding sequence ATGAGAACGCTAAAATTTTTATTGCGAAAAGAGTTCAAACAAATCTTTCGCAACAAAGCCTTGTTGCCATTGATTTTTGTTGTGCCGATAGTACAGTTGCTGATACTGCCGTTGGCAGCTGATTATGAAGTAAAAAACATCAACATTTCAATCGTTGACCACGACCATTCTACCTATTCCCAACAACTGATTTCAAAAATTACCGCTTCTGGATATTTTCAGTTGGCAGATTACGGCACATCATTCAATCAGGCATTTCAGCAAATAGAAAAAGACAAGTCCGATTTGATATTGGAAATTCCGCAGGGCTTTGAAAAGAATTTGGTAAGTGAAAATTCAGAAAAATTATTTGTTGCAGTTAATGCAATCAATGGCGTAAAGGCAGGTTTGGGCGGTGCTTATCTCAATCAGATTATTACTGCATACAACAATGATATTCGCTTGCAATGGTCACAGCCCGATAAATTTAATACGACACCTGTTATCAGTATTGCCTCATCAAATTGGTTCAACAAATTTTTGAACTATCGTTTTTTTATGGTTCCGGGCATATTGGTTGTATTGGTAACAATGGTCGCTTCTTATATGTCTGCATTGAACATTGTAAAAGAAAAAGAAGTCGGAACAATAGAGCAAATCAACGTTACACCTATTAAAAAATATCAGTTTATTTTGGGTAAGCTCATTCCGTTTTGGGTAATAGGAATGTTTATTTTTAGTGTAGGATTGCTCATTGTGGGACGTTTCGTTTACGGCATTGTTCCTGTCGGCAGTTTGCTTTTGTTGTATGGTTATTTGGCCATTTATCTGATTGCTTTATTAGGAATGAGCTTGCTCATTTCAACCTTTGCCGAAACACAACAGCAAGCAATGTCAGTCGCTTTCTTTTTCATTATGATTTTTATGCTGATGGGCGGTCTGTTTACATCTATCGACAGTATGCCGACTTGGGCTTATTACATCGCAAAGAGCATTCCTGTAACGTATTTTATTGAGGTAGTACGAATGATAATTTTAAAGGGAAGCGGTTTTGCCGACATCAAATATCATTTCGTTATTATGATTGGATTTGCCGTTTTATTAAATGGTTTGGCGATTTGGAATTACAAGAAAACCAGTTAG
- a CDS encoding ABC transporter ATP-binding protein, translating into MTSEVVIKTDKLTKRFGDFIATNEITFEVYAGEIFGFLGANGAGKTTAMKMLCGLSKPSSGNATIAGFDIYKQTEEIKKNIGYMSQKFSLYEDLTVIENIQFFGGIYGLSDKQLKAKSIELIETLGLQSEAKKLVASLPLGWKQKLAFSVAVIHEPKIVFLDEPTGGVDPIVRRQFWDLIYQASGRGITIFVTTHYMDEAEYCNRISMMVDGVIQALDTPDNLKRQFSANTMDEVFFELARGAKRKSD; encoded by the coding sequence ATGACAAGCGAAGTAGTAATAAAAACAGACAAGCTCACCAAGCGTTTCGGCGATTTCATCGCTACAAATGAAATAACCTTTGAAGTATATGCAGGCGAAATTTTCGGCTTTCTCGGTGCAAATGGTGCAGGCAAAACAACCGCAATGAAAATGCTTTGCGGGCTTTCAAAACCCTCATCGGGCAATGCCACCATTGCAGGTTTTGATATTTACAAGCAGACCGAAGAAATAAAAAAGAACATCGGCTATATGAGCCAAAAATTTTCATTGTACGAAGATTTGACGGTAATAGAAAACATACAATTCTTTGGCGGAATTTATGGTTTATCCGATAAGCAACTGAAAGCAAAAAGCATCGAACTGATTGAAACATTGGGATTGCAGAGCGAAGCAAAAAAGTTGGTGGCTTCATTGCCGTTGGGTTGGAAACAGAAATTGGCATTTTCGGTAGCCGTAATTCACGAACCCAAAATTGTTTTTTTAGACGAACCCACAGGAGGAGTTGACCCGATTGTTCGCAGACAGTTTTGGGATTTAATTTATCAGGCATCAGGCAGAGGCATTACCATTTTCGTAACCACGCATTATATGGACGAAGCCGAATATTGTAACCGAATTTCGATGATGGTGGACGGAGTAATACAAGCATTAGACACACCCGACAATTTGAAAAGACAATTTTCCGCAAACACAATGGACGAAGTATTTTTTGAATTGGCAAGAGGTGCAAAACGAAAATCAGATTAA
- a CDS encoding TolC family protein, protein MIKIVNKQKPKWLIVLMLICGHWSMAQQSNSLSLDNCLEMAKQNYPLIRQYTLIEKTKEYSIANAQKAYLPQFNVAGQATYQSAVTQIPISLPSVDIPTMSKDQYKLYGEVSQSITDLFTVKDQKEYINANSEIEVQKTEVELYKLRERINNLYFGIFLIDAQIKQTELLKKDIQSGIEKTNVAIANGVALKSTADNLKAELLKADQRTIELKATRKGYADMLALFIGNPIDENTVLEKPHRQMLTNTINRPELKLFDLQKKSFDVQEKLITAKNLPRLSAFFQGGLGRPGLNMLDNDFQGYYIGGLRLSWNITGFYTYKNEKKMLANSQSMIDIQRETFLFNTNLTLKQQNADITKMQELIETDKSIVTLRESVKNTTQNQLTYGTATTNDYLIAVNAEDQAKQNLILHEIQLLMTEYNTQTTAGN, encoded by the coding sequence ATGATTAAAATAGTAAATAAACAAAAACCGAAATGGCTCATTGTCTTAATGCTGATATGCGGCCATTGGTCAATGGCACAGCAAAGCAATTCATTGAGCCTTGATAACTGCCTCGAAATGGCAAAGCAGAATTATCCTTTGATAAGGCAATACACGCTGATAGAAAAAACAAAAGAATATTCTATTGCCAATGCTCAAAAAGCGTATTTACCGCAGTTCAATGTAGCAGGGCAGGCAACCTATCAATCGGCAGTTACGCAAATACCAATCTCATTGCCCAGCGTGGATATTCCGACAATGAGCAAAGACCAATACAAACTATATGGCGAAGTATCACAGTCTATTACAGACCTGTTTACCGTGAAAGACCAAAAGGAATACATCAATGCCAATTCCGAAATAGAAGTACAAAAAACAGAAGTAGAGCTTTACAAGTTAAGAGAACGTATCAACAACCTATATTTTGGGATATTTTTGATTGATGCTCAGATTAAACAAACCGAATTACTTAAAAAGGATATTCAAAGCGGTATCGAAAAAACCAATGTAGCCATTGCCAACGGAGTAGCTTTAAAAAGTACAGCCGATAATCTGAAAGCGGAGTTACTGAAAGCTGACCAACGTACCATTGAACTGAAAGCCACACGTAAAGGCTATGCAGATATGTTGGCTTTGTTTATCGGTAATCCGATTGATGAAAATACCGTGCTTGAGAAACCACATCGGCAAATGCTTACCAACACAATCAACCGTCCAGAACTAAAACTTTTCGACTTGCAGAAAAAATCTTTTGACGTACAGGAAAAGCTGATTACAGCTAAAAACCTACCTCGTTTGAGTGCATTTTTTCAAGGCGGTTTGGGCAGACCGGGTTTGAATATGTTGGATAATGATTTTCAAGGTTACTATATCGGAGGTTTACGTTTGAGTTGGAACATTACGGGCTTCTACACTTATAAGAACGAAAAGAAAATGCTTGCTAACAGTCAAAGTATGATAGACATACAAAGGGAAACTTTTTTATTTAATACCAACCTCACATTGAAACAGCAAAATGCTGATATAACCAAAATGCAGGAATTGATTGAAACTGACAAAAGTATTGTAACACTTCGTGAAAGCGTGAAAAATACCACACAAAACCAACTTACTTATGGTACGGCAACTACAAACGATTATCTCATTGCCGTAAATGCCGAAGACCAGGCAAAACAAAATCTGATTTTACACGAAATACAGCTTTTAATGACAGAGTACAACACACAAACAACAGCAGGAAATTAG